A genome region from Drosophila simulans strain w501 chromosome 2R, Prin_Dsim_3.1, whole genome shotgun sequence includes the following:
- the LOC6735992 gene encoding synaptic vesicle 2-related protein: MYYLNNEPAALPSPGNLAPRDVHSSTLELKTVSINPDDTYTVQQAINAFGFGWFHVKLSLLVGLCWMSDSMEMAILSILGPALFCEWNVTKFQQASVTTVVFLGMMLSSSFWTQLSNRYGRKSALTLFGVLLVLYSILSSVAPSYAWLLTLRGLVGFAIGCVPQSVTLYAEFLPTKHKGKCVVLMDCFWALGACFEVVLALVVYPYYGWRGLLALSATPLLIFTILSPWLSESARYYSYNGHNDKAIKVLEQIAHNNKRHMLMGRLMADDEPSCAESFRSLLSPSLYRTTILLWFLWLASAFCYYGLVLVTTELLVARNKESHSNECVTFMTSDFMDLLWITLSEFPGILLTIKVVKLFGKKKTIVLQYLALVLCTLVLMSVESRFSTSVTLFIARGTISGIFQAIYVYTPEIYPAALRSVGVSGCSVLARLGAMLTPFVAQVLMDSSRIQAMSTYAIVGLLASIACVFLPRETVGYH, from the exons GCTTCCATCTCCCGGAAACCTCGCCCCACGGGATGTGCACTCATCCACTTTGGAGCTGAAGACGGTGTCTATAAATCCGGATG ATACCTACACTGTTCAGCAGGCGATCAATGCCTTCGGTTTCGGATGGTTTCACGTCAAGCTGTCGCTATTGGTGGGGCTCTGCTGGATGTCCGACTCCATGGAAATGGCCATTCTCAGCATATTGGGCCCGGCTCTGTTCTGCGAGTGGAATGTCACCAAGTTCCAGCAGGCATCCGTCACAACCGTGGTGTTCCTGGGCATGATGTTGAGTTCCAGTTTTTGGACACAGCTGAGCAACAGATATGGCCGGAAATCG GCCCTCACTTTGTTTGGAGTGTTGCTAGTGCTGTACAGCATTCTCAGCTCGGTGGCTCCCAGTTACGCCTGGCTCCTGACCCTAAGGGGTCTCGTCGGTTTCGCCATCGGCTGCGTTCCACAGTC AGTTACCTTGTACGCGGAGTTTCTGCCCACCAAGCACAAGGGAAAGTGCGTCGTATTGATGGAC TGCTTCTGGGCTCTGGGAGCTTGCTTTGAAGTGGTCCTAGCACTGGTTGTCTATCCCTATTACGGATGGCGGGGTCTCTTGGCTCTTTCGGCTACACCCCTACTGATTTTTACCATCCTATCACCG TGGCTCAGCGAATCGGCTCGCTATTACTCCTACAACGGGCACAATGACAAGGCCATCAAGGTTCTGGAACAG ATAGCTCACAACAACAAGCGCCACATGCTGATGGGTCGGCTGATGGCCGACGACGAGCCCAGTTGCGCGGAGAGCTTCAGATCCCTGCTCAGCCCGAGCCTGTACAGGACCACCATCCTGCTGTGGTTCCTCTGGCTGGCCTCGGCCTTCTGCTACTACGGCCTGGTGCTGGTCACGACCGAGCTGCTGGTGGCCAGGAACAAGGAGAGCCATTCCAATGAGTGCGTCACCTTCATGACCTCCGACTTTATGGACCTGCTGTGGATCACCCTGTCCGAGTTTCCTGGAATACTGCTGACCATCAAGGTGGTCAAGCTGTTTGGCAAGAAGAAAACCATTGTCCTGCAGTACCTGGCGCTGGTTCTGTGCACCCTGGTGCTGATGTCGGTGGAAAG TCGCTTCTCCACTTCCGTGACCCTCTTCATTGCGCGCGGCACGATATCCGGCATCTTCCAGGCCATCTATGTGTACACCCCGGAAATATATCCCGCCGCCCTGCGATCCGTCGGAGTTTCGGGCTGTTCCGTGCTGGCCAGACTCGGCGCCATGCTGACCCCATTCGTGGCGCAGGTGCTGATGGACTCGTCCAGGATTCAGGCCATGTCCACGTACGCAATCGTGGGCCTGCTGGCCTCCATAGCCTGCGTCTTTCTGCCCAGGGAAACTGTTGGCTACCACTGA